A region from the Arthrobacter sp. zg-Y820 genome encodes:
- a CDS encoding aldehyde dehydrogenase family protein has product MSVYEPSMLVAGKQYTPERETRIYLSPTTGEPVTQIPLGTGEDVDRAVAAARAAVPVLAALSLDERANLLVKTAEAIRAKSDEFAKILAVEHGKTQYGDAVGEVEGSAAAMANAGAQARWLTESHYPLSTPNKRLLTVRRPRGVYGILTPWNFPLGIATQYYLGPGLAAGNSMVWLGAPSVNSTHALLAETIAEIWPAGALNFVMGDGPVVGQALASHPHVDAVGFTGSTPVGNAVQTAAIGKPAFLELGGNGPTIVLPDADIERAANKIATGSFTNAGQICTASGRIIAHASIATELAEAIAAESERFVLGDPRDRATTMGPVHRTELVGAILRQLEDAVTKGARVVTGGRLLDEAPTGNYLLPTVVDNVPHDVELHFSETFGPVAPIVHYESEEELRNHIAASSFGLHGGIFTRDVEKGLTLGESLRVGHVNINDTSAYWEPSIPAGGAAGANSGIGRSGGPWSVMEMTEVQTFTLELG; this is encoded by the coding sequence ATGTCCGTCTATGAGCCCTCGATGTTAGTGGCAGGCAAGCAATACACACCCGAACGGGAGACGCGTATCTATCTGTCCCCGACAACCGGCGAGCCTGTCACACAGATTCCCCTTGGCACAGGCGAGGACGTCGATCGTGCGGTTGCCGCGGCGCGAGCAGCGGTGCCCGTGCTCGCTGCGTTGTCCTTGGATGAGCGGGCCAATCTCCTGGTCAAAACGGCTGAGGCCATCCGCGCCAAATCCGACGAGTTCGCCAAGATCCTCGCCGTCGAGCATGGTAAGACTCAATACGGTGATGCAGTTGGTGAAGTCGAGGGGAGCGCCGCTGCAATGGCGAACGCGGGAGCGCAGGCGCGCTGGTTGACGGAATCACATTATCCGCTCTCCACGCCCAATAAGCGGTTGCTCACGGTGCGGCGCCCTCGGGGTGTGTACGGCATTCTCACGCCGTGGAACTTCCCCCTTGGGATCGCAACGCAGTACTATCTCGGGCCCGGGTTGGCCGCCGGCAACAGCATGGTCTGGCTCGGAGCGCCCTCAGTTAACTCGACACACGCCCTGCTGGCCGAAACGATCGCCGAGATTTGGCCCGCCGGAGCGCTTAACTTCGTGATGGGTGATGGCCCCGTCGTAGGTCAGGCCCTGGCTAGTCATCCCCATGTCGATGCCGTCGGGTTCACCGGATCGACTCCGGTCGGAAATGCCGTACAGACGGCGGCCATTGGCAAACCTGCGTTTCTCGAGCTCGGCGGGAACGGCCCAACGATCGTACTGCCCGATGCCGATATCGAACGCGCAGCCAATAAAATCGCTACTGGAAGCTTCACGAACGCCGGCCAAATTTGCACCGCTTCCGGGCGTATTATTGCTCATGCATCGATCGCCACCGAACTCGCCGAAGCCATTGCCGCCGAGTCAGAACGGTTTGTGCTTGGCGACCCGAGAGACCGCGCCACCACAATGGGGCCGGTGCACCGCACCGAGCTTGTAGGTGCTATTTTGCGGCAGCTGGAAGATGCAGTAACTAAGGGTGCTCGAGTAGTTACCGGCGGGCGCTTGCTCGATGAAGCGCCAACCGGAAACTATCTACTCCCCACCGTCGTCGACAACGTCCCCCATGACGTCGAACTGCACTTCTCGGAAACATTTGGCCCCGTGGCGCCGATCGTTCACTACGAGTCCGAGGAAGAACTGAGGAATCATATTGCAGCAAGTTCATTCGGGCTGCATGGCGGCATCTTTACCCGAGACGTCGAAAAGGGGCTCACTCTGGGCGAGTCCTTGCGCGTTGGGCATGTGAATATCAATGACACCAGCGCCTATTGGGAGCCTTCCATTCCGGCAGGTGGAGCTGCAGGAGCGAACAGCGGCATCGGCCGTTCGGGAGGTCCGTGGTCTGTCATGGAAATGACCGAGGTCCAGACTTTCACACTCGAGCTGGGGTAG
- a CDS encoding aminotransferase class V-fold PLP-dependent enzyme: MKLDFVRNAFGNGPTGYFNTPSMGLPTRSTVAAMKSALDAWVDGTANFGEWEVAVDRCRAAWARMCGVAVEDVGAVPSVTSAVAAIAHNLQDSPGVLVAHRDEFRSLLLPAVVAFGPERIRWVQGPYTAAAFENAIDDDVVAAVASSVSSADGARLNLGRIMDACDATGAQMIVDSTQSEGIVSLSVDYRRIAAVVTAGYKGLLAPRGTGFVYASAAAAPEMTIVPSPYGMEDNAVRGSYGPSDQAWAGGRGLTQSPAWLSWVGAVPAFELLESVDPKQREAHVLALAGRLRDGLEDVGIAVQESDLASSVVSMGVNRIDVDLAGELERAGVRAAVRLGRLRLGLHLYTEERDVDRALNAILDLDLDRFERI, encoded by the coding sequence ATGAAGCTTGACTTTGTGCGGAATGCGTTCGGGAACGGCCCCACCGGATACTTCAATACGCCGTCAATGGGACTGCCGACAAGATCAACGGTCGCGGCAATGAAGAGTGCGCTCGATGCATGGGTCGATGGCACGGCCAACTTCGGCGAGTGGGAGGTTGCCGTGGACCGCTGCCGAGCAGCATGGGCAAGGATGTGCGGGGTCGCGGTTGAGGATGTGGGAGCCGTGCCGTCGGTTACCTCCGCAGTGGCGGCGATCGCACACAATCTGCAGGACTCTCCTGGGGTCTTGGTAGCCCATCGGGACGAATTTCGCTCGCTGTTGCTGCCGGCTGTGGTTGCGTTCGGGCCCGAACGCATCCGCTGGGTGCAGGGTCCCTATACCGCTGCGGCTTTCGAGAATGCCATCGATGATGACGTCGTTGCAGCGGTCGCTTCCTCGGTATCCTCCGCAGATGGAGCTCGACTGAACCTAGGCAGGATCATGGATGCCTGCGATGCCACAGGCGCACAGATGATCGTTGACAGCACCCAGTCGGAGGGCATTGTCTCGCTCAGTGTAGATTATCGGCGAATTGCTGCCGTGGTCACTGCCGGTTATAAGGGGCTGCTCGCGCCGAGGGGGACGGGATTCGTTTACGCCTCGGCGGCGGCGGCACCTGAAATGACCATCGTGCCCAGCCCTTATGGTATGGAAGACAACGCCGTTCGAGGTTCGTACGGTCCGTCGGATCAGGCATGGGCGGGCGGGCGAGGTCTGACACAATCTCCTGCCTGGCTGTCCTGGGTCGGTGCTGTCCCAGCTTTTGAACTCCTCGAATCCGTTGACCCGAAGCAGCGCGAGGCCCATGTGCTCGCCCTGGCCGGCCGCTTGCGCGACGGTCTGGAGGATGTAGGTATCGCCGTGCAGGAGTCCGATTTGGCGAGCAGCGTCGTGTCCATGGGTGTAAACCGGATCGACGTCGACCTGGCCGGCGAACTCGAAAGGGCCGGCGTGCGCGCCGCTGTGCGGCTGGGCCGGTTGCGCTTGGGGCTGCATCTATATACCGAAGAGCGAGACGTTGATCGCGCGTTGAACGCGATTCTTGACCTCGACCTGGACCGTTTCGAAAGGATTTAA
- a CDS encoding Gfo/Idh/MocA family oxidoreductase, which translates to MSLNIAVVGTGFMGQLHARTVRDSPAATLQAVVDVNEAVGRPVAEELGTNYHSSVSAALEDSAIDAYIVALPDTLHEEASVEILRAGKPVLLEKPLAHTLEVARRIAAAADQGGARLLVGQLLRHDPRYAAAAAAVREGKVGEPLHLTAGRIASRDVGTRMNGKSSVLFYVGIHDVDAIQWITGQRITRVYSRAVSKLMPSMGVESEDAILSVVDLENGGVGELFNGWTRTSDTPVQIDGRFELFGTDGSLEVDVRDHGIKVYGKDSFEVPDALHWPEVNGRMHGDLAAEVAHFVEAVVHNKPFVISVEEAMRDVAVNDAILRSVESGQPEDVEVV; encoded by the coding sequence ATGTCACTCAATATTGCCGTGGTTGGAACAGGATTCATGGGCCAGCTCCACGCTCGCACGGTGAGAGATTCACCTGCCGCAACACTGCAGGCCGTCGTCGATGTCAACGAGGCGGTCGGCCGTCCTGTTGCAGAGGAACTGGGCACCAACTATCACTCTTCCGTGAGTGCCGCGCTTGAAGATTCGGCTATTGACGCTTACATCGTTGCGCTTCCGGATACTCTCCATGAAGAAGCTTCAGTAGAAATTCTGCGCGCCGGCAAGCCGGTGCTGCTGGAAAAGCCGCTGGCTCACACTCTTGAGGTCGCTCGTCGGATCGCAGCGGCAGCCGACCAAGGAGGGGCGCGTTTGCTTGTTGGGCAGCTGCTTCGTCACGATCCTCGTTATGCCGCGGCGGCCGCAGCGGTGCGAGAAGGAAAGGTCGGTGAGCCGCTGCACCTAACCGCTGGCCGCATCGCCAGCCGTGACGTGGGCACTCGGATGAACGGTAAGTCCAGCGTGCTGTTCTATGTCGGCATTCACGACGTTGACGCCATCCAATGGATCACGGGGCAGCGCATTACCCGGGTCTATTCACGCGCGGTAAGCAAGCTGATGCCCTCTATGGGAGTTGAATCCGAAGATGCGATCCTCTCGGTTGTCGATCTCGAGAACGGCGGAGTAGGCGAGCTCTTCAATGGGTGGACGCGCACGAGTGACACCCCGGTACAGATTGACGGGCGTTTTGAGCTGTTTGGCACTGACGGCTCGCTTGAAGTCGATGTGCGTGACCATGGCATCAAAGTATATGGCAAGGACTCCTTCGAAGTGCCGGACGCGCTGCACTGGCCCGAGGTGAACGGCCGGATGCATGGAGACCTGGCCGCAGAGGTGGCACATTTCGTCGAGGCGGTCGTGCACAACAAGCCGTTTGTCATCTCAGTCGAGGAAGCAATGCGAGACGTTGCTGTGAACGATGCCATCCTGCGCTCAGTCGAATCAGGCCAGCCTGAAGACGTGGAAGTAGTCTGA
- a CDS encoding ABC transporter permease, whose amino-acid sequence MTSTGLTTEPRRSARPKGRILDRARGFVVEYAPQLLLVMLIVVVALINPVTLSTANIVNVLINAVPIAVLALGAMWILISGGLDLSAGFGVAMCALVIGGGLQQGIPVPLALLYGVLAGLALGLINGILVGVLAMPPFIATLATMAGVQGMVLLLGTQGTVIVNADILSFIGGARPMGIPMLVILAVLIAAVVAAVARYTRFGLYTYGLGSNRDAMVARGVPIVRQTVLVYMFGGLLVALTAIILVAKVQIVDTNISNISLLLDAFAATIIGGTSLFGGKGTVRGTLTGALIISLISTNLVVIGVSAENIDLFKGITIVVAVIIDAGIRFLEKRRAA is encoded by the coding sequence ATGACCAGCACTGGCCTCACCACAGAGCCCAGGCGGTCCGCCCGCCCAAAGGGCAGGATCTTGGACCGGGCGCGTGGCTTTGTTGTCGAATATGCACCGCAATTACTGCTGGTCATGCTCATCGTCGTAGTGGCGTTGATCAACCCAGTGACCCTGTCGACTGCCAATATCGTCAATGTATTGATCAATGCTGTGCCGATAGCGGTGCTCGCTCTGGGGGCGATGTGGATCCTCATCTCCGGGGGACTGGACTTGTCTGCCGGGTTCGGCGTAGCGATGTGTGCGCTGGTTATCGGCGGAGGTCTCCAGCAGGGGATTCCCGTTCCTCTGGCGCTTCTCTACGGTGTGCTCGCCGGGCTGGCGCTGGGACTGATTAACGGCATCCTCGTCGGGGTGCTGGCGATGCCCCCCTTCATAGCCACACTTGCCACGATGGCCGGAGTTCAGGGCATGGTTCTCCTGCTCGGCACGCAGGGCACCGTGATTGTCAACGCCGACATACTCAGCTTCATTGGTGGAGCACGTCCGATGGGCATCCCCATGCTGGTGATTTTGGCGGTGCTTATCGCTGCAGTGGTCGCGGCGGTGGCGCGTTACACCCGGTTCGGCTTGTACACCTATGGGCTGGGTTCGAACCGCGACGCAATGGTAGCGCGCGGCGTGCCCATTGTGCGCCAGACCGTATTGGTCTACATGTTCGGCGGACTGCTGGTGGCACTGACCGCGATCATCCTCGTGGCCAAAGTGCAGATCGTCGACACCAACATCTCGAATATCAGTCTCCTACTGGACGCGTTTGCCGCAACCATCATCGGCGGCACCAGCCTATTCGGCGGAAAGGGAACGGTGCGCGGCACCCTCACTGGTGCTCTTATTATCAGCCTGATTTCGACAAACCTTGTCGTCATAGGGGTAAGTGCAGAGAACATCGATCTATTCAAAGGCATCACCATCGTCGTCGCCGTCATCATTGACGCCGGAATCCGCTTCCTCGAGAAGCGCCGAGCAGCTTGA
- a CDS encoding ATP-binding cassette domain-containing protein, whose protein sequence is MIAAILIAAAYFGFSFTGFLSPFNMVNIAVQTAVISLVAFGMTGVIIVRGIDLSVGSSLALASVVGAQVLEATGGSSLLTIITVFAVALAVGAFNGFLVAVLKVNAFMATLGMFALARGAAISISGGASLPIANDVILFLGREGIFGIPWSIIVTFVALALFAFLLRRTMLGRWFFAVGGNTRTAVAMGIPARTVQFSAFVLVGAAVGMGALLTIGRAGSAQPMAGLNLEFSAITAAVIGGASLAGGRGSMIATFLGSIFVGVLTSGLSFAGVSQPLIYLYTGLLTVVAVIVSQREVVLQIKDNATFFLNSLRAHSSRRRTAETAADAGTGNQSHTLNLVDVQKSFSGVQVLNGISFSVSSGEIVALMGENGAGKSTLVKAIAGNNRPTGGRLEIDGVPVTFAGPEDARKSGIAVIHQHFSLVPDLTVTQNMFLGQELRFGKIGPLRRRQMERDTASLLRELDMPFSATDVVGELSVGHRQMIEIVRAVREEAWLVIMDEPTSALSSRERDHLYELIDRLKARNTAILYISHKMDEIYHLCSRAIVLRDGNLVGQPNLSDIDSSGLVNLMIGRDMESAFPYSESLVGERLVEGKGLSDGGRLTNASITVHRGEVVGLVGLMGSGRTELMRTVAGLSKATAGSLAVFGEARGSRSFHDLADQGLAFVPEDRQEEGIYPEMTVGENMSMLWLRRNSPAGYLSRQREGQMVAEQVRRMNVRPPDPKKLIKNLSGGNQQKVVLGKWLALDPELILLDDPTRGVDVGAKAEIHTLISEYKDQGAGVLLTSSEIPEVLSIADRIIVMRDGVTVGEYPRGVSEEQLMRDAFGEEGAAIAEELQNRDRPEDNKAEVTQ, encoded by the coding sequence TTGATTGCCGCGATTCTTATTGCGGCAGCGTACTTCGGCTTTAGCTTCACCGGATTCTTGAGCCCGTTCAACATGGTCAACATCGCGGTGCAGACGGCGGTGATATCACTTGTCGCCTTCGGGATGACGGGCGTAATCATCGTCCGGGGCATTGACCTTTCGGTAGGTTCGTCTCTCGCACTGGCCTCAGTGGTAGGCGCCCAAGTCCTCGAAGCGACCGGAGGGAGCTCCCTTCTCACCATTATCACGGTCTTTGCTGTCGCACTCGCCGTTGGTGCATTCAACGGCTTTCTTGTGGCGGTACTCAAGGTGAACGCGTTCATGGCGACCCTGGGTATGTTCGCTCTTGCCCGAGGCGCGGCCATCAGCATCTCCGGCGGCGCATCTCTACCGATCGCAAACGACGTCATTCTGTTCCTTGGGCGTGAAGGAATTTTCGGCATTCCCTGGTCGATTATCGTCACCTTCGTCGCGCTGGCGCTCTTCGCCTTTCTGCTGCGCCGCACCATGCTCGGCCGCTGGTTCTTCGCAGTCGGTGGCAACACCCGCACAGCAGTGGCAATGGGAATCCCCGCCCGAACGGTCCAATTCTCAGCGTTCGTGCTTGTCGGTGCCGCTGTTGGGATGGGTGCGCTGCTGACCATCGGTCGGGCTGGCTCGGCGCAGCCGATGGCCGGGCTCAACCTGGAATTCTCGGCCATTACCGCGGCCGTCATCGGCGGCGCGAGCCTGGCTGGCGGTCGCGGATCAATGATCGCAACGTTCCTCGGATCGATCTTTGTCGGCGTACTTACCTCAGGACTGTCATTCGCAGGAGTAAGTCAGCCACTCATCTACCTGTACACCGGTCTACTCACGGTGGTCGCCGTCATCGTGTCTCAGCGCGAAGTCGTGCTGCAAATAAAAGACAATGCAACTTTCTTTCTGAACTCCCTCCGCGCGCACTCGTCCCGTCGCCGCACTGCCGAAACCGCTGCCGATGCAGGAACTGGAAACCAGTCGCACACCCTGAACTTGGTCGACGTGCAAAAGTCCTTCTCCGGAGTTCAAGTCCTGAATGGCATTTCCTTCTCCGTCTCATCCGGGGAGATTGTCGCGCTGATGGGCGAGAACGGCGCCGGGAAATCGACTCTCGTAAAGGCCATCGCAGGCAACAACCGGCCCACTGGCGGCCGGCTCGAGATCGACGGCGTGCCAGTGACCTTCGCCGGACCCGAGGACGCCCGCAAATCCGGAATCGCAGTCATACACCAGCATTTCAGCTTGGTGCCGGACTTAACTGTCACACAGAATATGTTCCTCGGACAGGAACTCCGCTTCGGCAAAATCGGCCCCCTGCGGCGTCGACAAATGGAACGGGATACAGCGTCCCTATTGAGGGAACTGGATATGCCGTTCTCGGCCACTGACGTCGTAGGGGAACTGAGCGTCGGGCACCGCCAAATGATTGAGATTGTCCGGGCAGTGCGAGAAGAGGCTTGGCTGGTCATTATGGACGAGCCGACGTCCGCTCTGTCATCTCGAGAGCGGGACCACCTCTATGAGCTGATCGACCGGCTCAAGGCCCGAAACACCGCTATTCTCTATATCTCCCACAAGATGGACGAGATCTACCACCTTTGTTCCCGCGCAATTGTGTTGCGCGACGGTAATTTGGTCGGCCAGCCCAATCTGTCCGATATCGATTCGTCAGGACTTGTGAACCTAATGATCGGCCGCGACATGGAAAGCGCATTCCCGTACAGCGAGTCCTTGGTTGGCGAAAGACTCGTGGAGGGCAAGGGCCTATCCGATGGCGGACGGCTGACCAACGCCTCCATCACTGTGCACCGTGGCGAAGTAGTCGGTTTGGTGGGCCTGATGGGGTCGGGTCGAACGGAGCTGATGCGGACCGTCGCCGGGCTTTCGAAAGCCACAGCCGGTTCGCTGGCCGTTTTTGGAGAGGCGAGGGGTAGCCGGTCTTTCCATGACCTCGCCGACCAAGGTCTCGCTTTTGTGCCCGAAGACCGGCAGGAAGAAGGAATCTACCCGGAGATGACAGTCGGGGAGAACATGAGCATGTTGTGGCTCCGCCGGAACTCGCCCGCCGGCTACTTGTCCCGCCAACGAGAAGGGCAGATGGTCGCTGAACAGGTACGGCGGATGAATGTCCGTCCGCCGGATCCAAAAAAGCTTATCAAAAACCTTTCCGGCGGCAATCAACAAAAAGTGGTCCTGGGTAAATGGCTCGCCCTCGATCCGGAACTGATCCTGTTGGACGATCCGACCCGAGGGGTGGATGTGGGAGCGAAGGCGGAGATCCACACCCTGATTTCGGAATACAAGGACCAGGGTGCGGGAGTGCTTCTCACCTCATCAGAAATCCCCGAGGTACTGAGCATCGCTGACCGCATAATCGTCATGCGGGATGGAGTAACGGTCGGAGAATACCCACGTGGCGTCAGCGAAGAGCAGCTAATGCGGGACGCGTTCGGTGAAGAGGGAGCGGCCATCGCCGAAGAATTGCAAAATCGGGACCGCCCGGAAGATAACAAGGCAGAGGTGACCCAATGA
- a CDS encoding sugar ABC transporter substrate-binding protein, whose amino-acid sequence MELFSKRSRLRAAVAAVAGATLLVTGCGEQASEGGGGERPQIGVAEINLSLPFFVEMQEASQNIADDYGVDVAWQSVDGSIETQISTIESFIAQQKDVILIDPVNADALVDVINRATAEGIDVVTMGNKVPADENHNTLYPDYDNWVQQARILGTELGGEGKVLLLIGSVGNYVSDTRQEAFETTMAEEFPGIEIITQPTNFDSSEAGSVTQTVLTNNPDLAGIASISDGLTLAAIKVVEQQGLDIPFVSNDGDQTVYEYIDSGVILSNILTGSYRVGAWNTAAAARMALGSEFETDLFMPTYTIASEGTAAGLAEEGLELETITTAEASEIAQQYAEEFGSEKSDADMTVGSGS is encoded by the coding sequence ATGGAATTATTCTCTAAACGAAGCCGCCTCCGCGCGGCCGTAGCCGCTGTTGCGGGCGCAACCCTTCTTGTCACCGGCTGCGGCGAACAGGCCTCTGAAGGTGGCGGAGGTGAACGGCCGCAGATCGGTGTGGCGGAAATCAACCTGTCACTCCCGTTCTTCGTTGAAATGCAGGAAGCCTCGCAGAACATCGCCGATGACTATGGCGTCGACGTCGCCTGGCAAAGTGTTGACGGCTCGATCGAGACCCAGATTTCAACCATTGAGAGCTTCATCGCCCAGCAGAAGGACGTCATCCTCATCGACCCGGTCAATGCCGACGCACTGGTTGATGTGATAAACCGTGCGACCGCAGAAGGCATCGATGTTGTGACCATGGGCAACAAGGTCCCGGCTGACGAGAATCACAACACGCTCTACCCGGACTACGATAACTGGGTCCAGCAGGCCCGCATCCTCGGCACCGAACTGGGCGGAGAAGGTAAGGTGCTGCTCTTGATCGGATCCGTGGGTAATTATGTGTCTGACACCCGACAGGAGGCGTTCGAGACCACCATGGCCGAGGAATTCCCGGGCATTGAGATCATTACTCAGCCGACCAACTTCGACAGCTCTGAGGCGGGCTCCGTTACCCAGACTGTCCTGACGAACAATCCCGATCTGGCTGGTATCGCCAGCATCTCGGATGGTTTGACTCTCGCGGCTATCAAGGTTGTAGAGCAGCAGGGCCTGGACATTCCATTTGTATCAAACGATGGAGACCAGACGGTTTACGAGTACATCGATTCCGGCGTAATCCTCAGCAACATTCTCACCGGCTCGTATCGGGTAGGCGCTTGGAATACTGCAGCGGCCGCTCGTATGGCGCTGGGTTCTGAGTTTGAAACCGACCTCTTCATGCCCACCTACACGATCGCCTCCGAAGGGACGGCAGCGGGCCTGGCTGAAGAAGGTTTGGAACTGGAGACCATCACTACTGCGGAAGCTTCTGAAATCGCTCAGCAGTACGCCGAAGAATTCGGCTCCGAGAAGTCCGACGCGGACATGACCGTCGGATCCGGCTCCTAG
- a CDS encoding M23 family metallopeptidase: MSTTSRPCRQAAEEVETHMGRTAAADLVDFRQVYWRFPRGDVEGESSLYSFLQSQRGRYRADKLGVDLATGTGTGSGGPVIAPTQLRITGFNDPDGCVIAKETGDDPDFGFAFCHLNAYNVSVGQTLQRGDIIGTEGNRAQLGQVGTHLHFEIYKPEAPAVVYPYQGWNLDPEPILKEKGAWAS; this comes from the coding sequence TTGTCCACGACCAGCCGGCCCTGCCGCCAGGCGGCTGAAGAAGTCGAAACCCACATGGGAAGAACGGCGGCTGCGGACCTGGTCGACTTCCGACAGGTCTATTGGAGGTTCCCCCGAGGGGACGTCGAGGGTGAGAGCTCGCTGTACAGCTTCCTGCAGAGCCAGCGCGGACGGTACCGGGCCGACAAACTCGGGGTCGATCTGGCGACCGGAACCGGAACGGGATCAGGCGGACCGGTGATCGCCCCGACGCAGCTCCGGATCACCGGTTTCAACGACCCCGACGGCTGTGTCATTGCCAAAGAGACCGGTGACGATCCCGACTTCGGTTTCGCGTTCTGCCATCTGAATGCCTACAACGTCTCTGTTGGGCAGACCCTGCAGCGTGGAGACATCATCGGCACCGAAGGCAACAGAGCCCAACTCGGGCAGGTCGGAACCCATCTTCATTTCGAAATCTACAAGCCGGAAGCACCGGCTGTCGTGTATCCGTATCAAGGGTGGAATCTCGATCCGGAACCCATCCTGAAAGAGAAAGGAGCTTGGGCGTCATGA
- a CDS encoding oxygenase MpaB family protein, producing MRRQFLTGVHWRRRLDDESAAPWIPRIREGTDDGYFGPGSSAWEVNGGLSTFVGGIRALLIQALHPGALAGVHDHSHYREDTMGRLNRTIQWMATTTFGDRAMADAGAAAVRRMHNSVTGHYVDSGGVERSYSANDPHLVRWVHNAFTTAFLGAHEIWGGDMPGGPDQYVDEWALAGELMGVKNPPRTVDELAIEMDGFMAELVTDDRVTDLVNYLRRPQLPFAARLVYPILFAGAVSSLPESYRVRLGLRRPVWPAITACRLLLAFIGVALGGRSPSSRAAAERSFRLME from the coding sequence ATGAGACGACAATTTCTTACGGGCGTGCATTGGCGGCGCAGGCTCGATGACGAGTCTGCCGCACCGTGGATCCCCCGCATCCGCGAGGGAACAGACGATGGGTACTTTGGACCCGGCAGCTCCGCTTGGGAGGTGAATGGCGGGCTGTCGACCTTTGTGGGCGGCATCCGCGCATTGTTGATCCAGGCGCTGCACCCTGGGGCGTTGGCGGGGGTACATGACCATTCCCACTACCGCGAGGACACGATGGGTCGATTGAACCGGACCATCCAATGGATGGCAACTACTACCTTCGGGGACCGAGCCATGGCCGACGCAGGTGCAGCAGCCGTTCGGCGTATGCACAATTCAGTCACTGGGCACTATGTCGACAGCGGCGGAGTAGAGCGTTCCTATTCAGCCAACGATCCACACCTGGTGCGGTGGGTCCACAACGCTTTTACGACTGCTTTTCTTGGGGCTCATGAGATTTGGGGAGGAGATATGCCCGGTGGTCCTGACCAATATGTGGACGAGTGGGCGTTGGCAGGAGAGCTTATGGGGGTTAAAAATCCGCCGCGCACAGTCGATGAGCTTGCCATCGAGATGGATGGTTTCATGGCTGAACTGGTTACTGACGACCGAGTCACGGACCTCGTGAACTACCTTCGACGGCCTCAACTTCCTTTCGCAGCGCGGCTGGTATATCCAATCTTGTTTGCCGGCGCCGTATCCTCCCTTCCGGAAAGCTACCGCGTCCGGTTGGGTTTACGACGACCAGTCTGGCCAGCAATCACCGCCTGTCGCCTGCTGCTAGCTTTTATTGGCGTTGCATTGGGCGGTCGATCGCCAAGCTCCCGCGCGGCCGCAGAAAGATCATTCAGACTCATGGAGTAA
- a CDS encoding SDR family oxidoreductase, whose protein sequence is MFDLLRFTGTTVVVTGAGAGIGAAVTKQLSELGAHVIAIDMDGDSLRQVAGNVEGSTGKITAVVGDMQDLETLNRVDEAVAAAPAPLKSLVNNIGVNRRASFSEVTMKDWDAMVSLNLTTSIRLTQRLLPRLLEAPRGGSVVNVSSIHGLRGQADAMGYATTKAGLIGFTRQLAVEFREAGLRVNVVCPALTMTERIVSRGAGEKQDSLRRRHLSGRFAQPGEIANAITFLASDAASYISGVTLPVDGGFTAS, encoded by the coding sequence ATGTTTGATTTGTTGCGATTCACGGGCACAACTGTCGTCGTCACTGGCGCGGGGGCTGGCATCGGTGCCGCCGTTACGAAGCAATTGTCCGAACTGGGGGCTCACGTGATTGCCATCGATATGGATGGCGACTCCTTGAGGCAAGTCGCCGGCAACGTCGAAGGGAGCACCGGAAAGATTACTGCTGTTGTAGGCGACATGCAGGACCTCGAGACGTTGAACCGCGTCGATGAGGCTGTTGCCGCTGCTCCCGCACCCCTCAAGTCTCTGGTGAATAACATCGGCGTGAATCGCCGGGCTTCCTTCTCCGAGGTCACGATGAAGGACTGGGATGCGATGGTATCGCTTAATCTGACTACATCAATTCGGCTCACGCAGCGCCTCCTCCCCCGCCTCTTGGAGGCGCCCAGGGGAGGTTCCGTCGTCAATGTGTCCTCGATCCATGGGCTCCGGGGTCAAGCAGATGCCATGGGCTACGCCACCACTAAAGCCGGGCTCATCGGTTTTACCCGGCAGTTAGCCGTGGAGTTCCGTGAGGCGGGACTACGCGTGAACGTCGTGTGCCCCGCACTGACCATGACCGAACGGATCGTATCCCGCGGAGCCGGCGAGAAACAGGACTCGTTGCGGCGCCGTCATCTTTCGGGCCGATTCGCCCAACCCGGTGAAATCGCCAACGCCATCACGTTTTTAGCTTCCGATGCTGCCTCATATATCAGCGGCGTCACTCTACCCGTGGACGGCGGATTCACCGCGTCCTGA